TAGCTTTTAAAGTATTTTGTTTATAATTTAAATTTTTAATGCTTTAAAAGGTTTTATCATGATACACAAAATTTTAATTGCCAATCGTGCTGAAATAGCCGTTAGAGTAATTCGTGCTTGTAGGGACTTGCATATTAAGAGTGTAGCGGTTTTTACTGAACCTGATCGTGAATGCTTACATGTAAAAATTGCTGATGAGGCTTATCGTATAGGTACAGATGCCATAAGAGGGTATTTAGATGTTGCAAGGATAATAGAAATTGCTAAGGCTTGTGGGGCTGATGCTATACATCCAGGTTATGGATTTTTAAGTGAAAATTATGAATTTGCCAAAGCTTGTGAAGATGCAGGGATTATTTTCATAGGTCCAAGGTCTGAAGTTATACATAAAATGGGAAATAAAAATATTGCAAGAAATTTAATGGCAAAAAATGGAATTCCAATTGTTCCAGGTACTGAAAAGTTGAATGATTATTCTATGGATGAAATTAAAACTTTTGCAGAAAAAATAGGCTATCCTATTATTTTAAAAGCCAGCGGTGGTGGCGGGGGTCGTGGAATTCGTGTTGTTCATGATGAAAGTGAGATAGAAAAATCTTTTGAAGCTTGTAAAAGAGAGGCTTTGACTTATTTTAATAATGATGAAGTTTTTATGGAAAAATATGTGGTAAATCCTCGCCATATCGAGTTTCAAATCTTGGGCGATAATTATGGTAATATTATCCATCTTTGCGAAAGGGATTGTTCTATCCAACGCCGCCATCAAAAAGTCATTGAAATCGCTCCTTGTCCTGGGATTTCTGATAATTTACGAAAAACTATGGGTGTAACCGCAGTTGCCGCTGCAAAGGCAGTAGGATACACTAATGCTGGAACTATAGAGTTTTTGCTTGATGATTATAACCGTTTTTATTTTATGGAGATGAATACAAGAATTCAAGTCGAGCACCCAGTGACAGAAGAGATCACGGGTGTTGATTTAATCGTGCGTCAAATTCGTATTGCAGGTGGGGAAATTTTAGATTTAGAGCAAAGCGATATTAAACCTAGAGGTTTTGCAATTGAGGCAAGAATTACAGCTGAAAATGTATGGAAAAATTTCATTCCAAGTCCGGGTAAAATCGGAGAGTATTATCCAGCTCTAGGTCCTTCTGTAAGGGTCGATAGTCATATTTATAAAGATTATACCGTGCCTCCTTTTTATGATTCTATGCTTGCAAAACTTATTATCAAAGCTACAAGTTATGATTTGGCGGTAAATAAACTAGAACGCGCTTTGAAAGAATTTGTCATTGATGATATAAGAACAACCATTCCGTTTTTAATTGCCATTACTAAAACGCGTGAATTTCGTCGTGGTTATTTTGACACTTCTTTTATCGAAACGCATATGCAAGAATTGCTAGAAAACACTGAAGATCGTCATCAAGAAAATAAAGAAGAAGTTATTGCTGCGATTGCGGCGACGCTTAAAAAAATTAGAGAAAGTAGAAAATAATGGATTTTTTAGACAGTTTAAAAGATATCAAAAAAAGCCTAGAAAAAGAGCAAAAACAGTCTGAAAAACCAAAAAATAAGTCTAGCAAAAGTGGAGTGAGTTTGAAAAATGACTTGACACAATTTGGCGAAATTAAAGCTCAAATTTCGC
This genomic interval from Campylobacter sp. CCS1377 contains the following:
- a CDS encoding acetyl-CoA carboxylase subunit A, with the translated sequence MIHKILIANRAEIAVRVIRACRDLHIKSVAVFTEPDRECLHVKIADEAYRIGTDAIRGYLDVARIIEIAKACGADAIHPGYGFLSENYEFAKACEDAGIIFIGPRSEVIHKMGNKNIARNLMAKNGIPIVPGTEKLNDYSMDEIKTFAEKIGYPIILKASGGGGGRGIRVVHDESEIEKSFEACKREALTYFNNDEVFMEKYVVNPRHIEFQILGDNYGNIIHLCERDCSIQRRHQKVIEIAPCPGISDNLRKTMGVTAVAAAKAVGYTNAGTIEFLLDDYNRFYFMEMNTRIQVEHPVTEEITGVDLIVRQIRIAGGEILDLEQSDIKPRGFAIEARITAENVWKNFIPSPGKIGEYYPALGPSVRVDSHIYKDYTVPPFYDSMLAKLIIKATSYDLAVNKLERALKEFVIDDIRTTIPFLIAITKTREFRRGYFDTSFIETHMQELLENTEDRHQENKEEVIAAIAATLKKIRESRK